A single region of the Arthrobacter sp. zg-Y820 genome encodes:
- a CDS encoding DUF6504 family protein has translation MGVFSEAVEVVCSPAGQPLRLSWQGHTYKVAADPVRWYERRNWWDEEARAERGHGAGLVDSEIWRIQTRLNARSPLRTLDVSHDISTGRWRLIRIHDALRESA, from the coding sequence GTGGGTGTCTTCAGCGAAGCAGTAGAGGTGGTGTGTTCGCCGGCCGGACAGCCGCTGCGGTTGTCCTGGCAGGGGCACACCTACAAGGTGGCGGCGGACCCGGTGCGCTGGTACGAACGCCGGAACTGGTGGGACGAAGAAGCGCGGGCCGAACGCGGGCACGGTGCCGGACTGGTGGATTCGGAGATCTGGCGCATCCAGACCCGGTTGAACGCGCGCTCGCCGCTGCGCACGCTGGATGTCTCGCACGACATTTCCACCGGCCGCTGGCGCCTGATCCGGATCCATGACGCCCTGCGGGAAAGCGCCTAG
- a CDS encoding MFS transporter: protein MAAAAIIPVELRAPEPIMPPRLFRIRNFVLPVLVGIAVGITMFSTISYLPTFLQMVNGASATVSGLMMLPMMGGLLVASIGTGQLISRTGKYKIYPVIGCAVIIAGLVMLSRISAATPYSFTAAGMLVMGLGIGCLLQNLVLIVQNSVPIRDMGTAISAANFFRQLGASFGIALFGSIFISRLSDQMAAAPPGAGDVASGGINSLSPALLRTLPPPVRDFIAEAFGQALPPIFLLSVPVAAAALGVALFIQEIPLSKKSRVKTGGDAAA, encoded by the coding sequence GTGGCCGCGGCCGCAATCATCCCGGTGGAACTGCGGGCGCCGGAACCGATCATGCCTCCGCGTCTGTTCCGGATCCGGAACTTCGTGCTGCCGGTCCTGGTGGGCATCGCCGTCGGCATCACCATGTTCTCCACTATTTCCTATCTGCCCACGTTCCTGCAGATGGTCAACGGCGCCTCCGCCACAGTCTCCGGGCTGATGATGCTGCCGATGATGGGCGGGCTGCTGGTCGCCTCGATCGGCACCGGACAGCTGATTTCCCGGACCGGGAAGTACAAGATCTATCCGGTGATCGGCTGCGCTGTAATCATCGCAGGGTTGGTGATGCTCTCCCGGATATCGGCGGCCACACCGTATTCCTTCACAGCCGCCGGGATGCTGGTGATGGGTCTGGGCATCGGCTGCCTGCTGCAGAACCTGGTGCTGATCGTGCAGAACAGCGTGCCGATCCGGGACATGGGCACCGCCATTTCCGCCGCCAACTTCTTCCGCCAGCTCGGGGCGTCCTTCGGCATCGCCCTGTTTGGCTCGATCTTCATCAGCCGGCTGTCCGATCAGATGGCTGCAGCCCCGCCCGGCGCCGGGGACGTGGCGTCCGGCGGCATTAACTCGCTGAGCCCGGCCCTGCTCCGGACGCTGCCGCCGCCGGTACGGGACTTCATTGCCGAGGCGTTCGGCCAGGCCCTGCCGCCGATCTTCCTGCTGTCAGTCCCGGTGGCCGCTGCGGCCCTGGGGGTGGCCCTGTTTATCCAGGAGATTCCGCTGTCCAAAAAATCACGCGTGAAAACTGGCGGGGACGCGGCGGCGTAG